The window ATATGGCGCGGATGCTAAGTTGGGTCTGTGATTTACTGTTCCAGTTTGGAATTTGTACTTTTTGTGtcagacaagaaaacaaaacgcAATTTATAATAGGTGTGTTTCAAATTTACGGAGATAAATATTTTTGACTGTTGGTAATAGTAAAAAAGTACCAGATAAAATCTCAGAAGTCAGACCCACTGTTATAAATTAAGCTCGGCACTATTAAGTAAAGCGATGGTTTCTTCAACTAAGTTAACAGATGATATCCTGATTGAGATCTTCGCTTATCTTCCTCTGGGTTCAATTTACAGATTTAGATCAGTCTCGAAGGTATGGTTATCTAACCTCTCACACCCTAATTTCATTACTAAATGGTTCAAGATTAACAGCAGATCACTCCCATGGATGCTATATTATGCAATGGTTGATTACAGTACTGACGGAAACCCTTTGAGATTTAAGATGGCATATCCTGATTTACATTCAGAATTTCTGTCTAGAAATGAACGTTTGTTCTCTTTTAAGTTTCTTTTGAATCAGATTCAATTTGAAGATTCTAAATTA is drawn from Papaver somniferum cultivar HN1 unplaced genomic scaffold, ASM357369v1 unplaced-scaffold_26689, whole genome shotgun sequence and contains these coding sequences:
- the LOC113341236 gene encoding putative F-box protein At1g47300, translating into MVSSTKLTDDILIEIFAYLPLGSIYRFRSVSKVWLSNLSHPNFITKWFKINSRSLPWMLYYAMVDYSTDGNPLRFKMAYPDLHSEFLSRNERLFSFKFLLNQIQFEDSKLYLLGSSSGLVLSYSFGSDNRTRYHVCNPLTQKWVSLPSPPRSQASHLDVNGIFIIPGKLL